A region from the Rosa rugosa chromosome 6, drRosRugo1.1, whole genome shotgun sequence genome encodes:
- the LOC133717297 gene encoding ferritin-4, chloroplastic, with product MLLKASPASASQLLSLGESLFSSAQLSSSSISYSAAPLNSSTSLFSSLRSSPARNDGGAVVCAASKSSNSRPLTGVVFEPFEEVKKELDLVPMLPQISLARQKYSEESEAAINEQINVEYNVSYVYHAMYAYFDRDNVALRGLAKFFKESSEEERGHAEKLMEYQNKRGGRVKLQSILMPLSEFDHAEKGDALYAMELALSLEKLTNEKLLHLHHVADKTKDVQLADFVESEFLAEQVEAIKKISEYVAQLRRVGKGHGTWHFDQMLLHDEVAA from the exons ATGCTTCTCAAAGCTTCTCCGGCCTCCGCGTCTCAGTTGCTCAGTCTCGGCGAGAGCTTGTTTTCCTCCGCTCAATTGTCGTCTTCTTCGATTTCCTACTCCGCCGCTCCTCTGAACTCGTCCACGTCTCTGTTTTCGAGTCTGCGGTCATCGCCGGCGAGAAATGACGGCGGGGCCGTGGTCTGTGCGGCCTCGAAGAGTTCGAACAGCCGGCCGCTTACCGGTGTGGTTTTCGAGCCGTTTGAGGAGGTGAAGAAGGAGCTTGATCTCGTCCCTATGCTCCCTCAAATCTCTCTGGCTCGCCAGAAGTACAGTGAGGAGAGTGAGGCTGCCATTAACGAGCAGATCAA TGTGGAGTACAACGTATCCTATGTGTACCATGCCATGTATGCCTACTTCGACAGGGACAATGTCGCACTCAGGGGTCTTGCCAA GTTTTTCAAGGAATCAAGTGAGGAGGAGAGGGGGCATGCTGAGAAATTGATGGAATACCAG AATAAGCGTGGTGGAAGAGTGAAATTGCAATCAATACTGATGCCTCTCTCAGAGTTCGATCATGCTGAGAAAGGAGATGCTCTATATG CAATGGAGCTTGCATTGTCTCTGGAGAAACTGACAAATGAAAAGCTGCTTCACTTGCACCAT GTTGCTGACAAGACCAAAGATGTGCAACTAGCTGATTTTGTTGAAAGCGAGTTTTTGGCTGAGCAG GTGGAGGCAATCAAGAAGATCTCAGAATATGTTGCTCAACTCAGGAGGGTTGGCAAAGGACATG GGACTTGGCACTTCGATCAGATGCTGTTACATGATGAGGTTGCTGCATAA